A section of the Metabacillus endolithicus genome encodes:
- a CDS encoding Ger(x)C family spore germination protein, whose translation MNKKWIYLFLILSFFMTGCWDREELDEISIVSGIAVDPGEEKKYRMTVEAIISSEFGKQSAQGNAPVVTYTMEGNSLSELSNKMNKGLTRKLVFSHTRVLYISEEVARKGLFGFLDFLDRSGQFRNDFNIMITKGNPASDFTKITYPTQKSPSLKVNTQAETFTDEWGGDPNVKLYDFISSIISKGKNPVAASLVIKGNAEAGKTVENNKALDPEALVVMDGMVVFDEDKMVGSLSLEETRNYLWTQDLIQTSLSIPCGEDSEEAKDYFLDARITMSKSSLETNYKNGFPHIKVNINGEARIQGLHCPKDITKLDVFTDYEDLIEKHIEKEINSLITKVQEEYGVDIFGFGEALNRQHHKKFLEVQDRWDKEFTKAELDVYVDMHLMRSGIKNKSFNEDIEEKEE comes from the coding sequence ATGAATAAGAAATGGATATACTTATTTCTCATTCTGTCTTTTTTTATGACAGGTTGTTGGGATCGTGAAGAATTAGATGAAATATCAATTGTATCAGGTATTGCAGTTGATCCAGGGGAAGAAAAAAAGTATCGTATGACAGTAGAAGCTATTATCTCGTCTGAATTCGGAAAACAAAGTGCACAAGGTAATGCACCGGTGGTTACGTATACTATGGAAGGTAATTCTCTTTCAGAGCTATCAAATAAAATGAATAAGGGATTAACGCGTAAGCTGGTTTTTTCTCATACAAGGGTTTTGTATATAAGTGAGGAAGTGGCGAGGAAAGGTCTTTTTGGTTTTCTAGACTTTTTAGATCGTAGTGGACAATTTCGAAATGACTTTAACATTATGATCACAAAAGGAAATCCTGCCTCTGATTTCACGAAAATTACCTATCCAACACAGAAAAGTCCGTCCCTGAAGGTTAATACTCAAGCAGAGACATTTACCGATGAGTGGGGTGGAGATCCGAATGTTAAGCTGTATGATTTTATTTCTTCAATTATTTCAAAAGGAAAGAATCCTGTTGCAGCATCGCTCGTAATAAAGGGTAATGCAGAAGCTGGAAAAACAGTTGAGAATAATAAAGCTCTTGATCCTGAAGCGCTAGTTGTTATGGACGGTATGGTAGTTTTTGATGAAGATAAGATGGTTGGTTCATTATCTTTAGAAGAAACAAGGAATTATTTATGGACTCAAGATCTAATACAAACAAGTCTAAGTATCCCATGTGGTGAAGATTCTGAAGAAGCTAAAGATTACTTTTTAGATGCACGAATAACAATGTCAAAATCAAGCTTAGAAACCAATTACAAAAATGGTTTTCCACATATTAAAGTAAACATAAATGGTGAAGCGAGGATTCAAGGACTCCATTGTCCTAAGGATATTACAAAGTTAGATGTTTTTACAGATTATGAAGATCTGATTGAAAAGCATATAGAGAAAGAAATTAATTCTCTAATAACAAAAGTACAAGAAGAGTATGGAGTTGATATTTTTGGGTTTGGCGAGGCATTAAATCGTCAACACCACAAAAAATTTCTTGAAGTACAGGATAGATGGGATAAAGAGTTTACCAAAGCTGAACTAGATGTATATGTTGATATGCATCTCATGAGATCTGGAATAAAAAATAAAAGTTTTAATGAGGATATTGAAGAGAAGGAAGAATAA
- a CDS encoding response regulator, translating to MINVLIVEDDPMVAEFNKRYLEQVDGFLLVDIANCVKEALDVIEEKNVDLLLLDVFMPGENGLSLLRKVREEKQDIDAILITAASDVEKIQEALRNGAVDYLIKPFEFDRFEQALRTYREQHVYLKRQRTINQEDLDQLLLVKEEDNDQGILKPLPKGLSRKTLVTVLEAVKKQGKAPFSTDVIAEVTEISRVSVRKYLKFLNDIGVIDETLTYGIGRPLYSYIYNADKQYLLDGYE from the coding sequence GTGATTAATGTGTTAATAGTTGAAGATGATCCAATGGTTGCAGAATTTAACAAGCGATATTTAGAGCAAGTAGATGGTTTTTTATTAGTGGATATCGCAAACTGTGTGAAGGAAGCTTTAGATGTTATTGAGGAAAAAAATGTGGACCTTCTCCTTTTAGATGTATTTATGCCGGGAGAAAATGGTTTATCTTTACTCAGAAAAGTTAGAGAGGAAAAACAAGATATTGATGCCATACTTATTACAGCTGCTTCTGATGTAGAGAAAATTCAGGAAGCTCTTAGAAATGGTGCGGTCGATTACTTGATTAAGCCTTTTGAATTTGACCGATTTGAACAGGCCCTAAGGACATACCGAGAACAACATGTTTATTTAAAAAGGCAAAGAACAATTAACCAAGAGGACCTTGATCAGCTTTTACTAGTAAAAGAAGAGGATAATGATCAAGGTATTTTAAAGCCTCTACCAAAAGGGTTATCAAGAAAAACTCTTGTTACGGTTCTTGAAGCGGTAAAAAAACAAGGGAAAGCACCCTTTTCTACGGATGTTATCGCAGAGGTGACGGAGATATCGAGAGTATCTGTAAGGAAATATTTAAAGTTCCTAAATGATATTGGAGTTATTGATGAGACATTAACATACGGCATTGGGAGACCTCTATATTCCTATATATATAATGCTGACAAACAATATTTGCTTGATGGATATGAATAA
- a CDS encoding Cof-type HAD-IIB family hydrolase, with amino-acid sequence MTKLIAIDLDGTLLSSKNEISIENIQAIKEAQNAGIEIVIATGRAHFDVQAIFKDTDIKTWIIAANGATIYDPEGNLYHHQPIDPTTAYKVLHSLEQDGFYYEVFSSSCIYTPNNGRKLLQIEIDRIQSANPDVSIDSLEEALSKQFSQTGFTFIDSYKDIKEAGTPVYNILAFSFFEERLKAGWSKYGQIEGLTIVSSANHNFELEHQHASKGIALELLSKKLGIALEHTAAIGDSMNDLSMLSRAGIGIAMGNAKNSIKEAADLVTVTNDENGVAHFIQSVLSKV; translated from the coding sequence ATGACTAAGCTTATAGCTATTGACCTTGATGGAACATTGCTAAGTAGTAAGAATGAAATCAGCATTGAAAATATCCAAGCGATAAAAGAAGCGCAAAATGCTGGTATTGAGATTGTTATCGCAACAGGTCGTGCCCATTTCGATGTTCAGGCAATTTTTAAGGATACAGACATAAAAACATGGATCATTGCAGCGAACGGAGCAACAATCTATGATCCGGAAGGTAATCTTTATCATCATCAACCAATAGATCCTACCACTGCCTATAAAGTGTTACATTCGTTGGAACAGGATGGCTTTTACTATGAAGTTTTTAGTTCTTCATGTATTTACACTCCTAATAACGGTCGAAAGCTATTACAGATTGAAATAGATCGAATTCAAAGTGCTAATCCTGATGTTTCTATTGATTCTCTAGAGGAAGCCTTATCAAAGCAATTTAGTCAAACGGGATTTACATTTATTGACTCTTACAAAGATATTAAAGAAGCTGGCACACCCGTTTATAACATTCTTGCGTTTTCCTTTTTCGAAGAGAGATTAAAAGCAGGCTGGTCAAAATATGGTCAAATTGAGGGTCTTACTATTGTGTCTTCAGCCAATCATAACTTTGAATTAGAGCATCAACATGCATCAAAAGGAATTGCTCTTGAATTACTATCTAAAAAACTAGGTATTGCTTTAGAACATACTGCAGCAATTGGTGACAGCATGAATGACCTATCCATGCTGTCTCGTGCAGGAATAGGTATCGCTATGGGGAATGCAAAAAACTCTATTAAAGAAGCAGCCGATTTGGTGACAGTAACAAATGATGAAAATGGTGTTGCTCACTTTATTCAATCTGTTTTAAGCAAGGTATAA
- a CDS encoding 2-hydroxycarboxylate transporter family protein encodes MESTAKKLSFDENSEELKAKPKLKIFNTPILWFALFGVITLISMYTGSLPGGMIGSLLVMIILGEAFGWLGDRTPIVKTFLGGGAIVAIFGSAYMVYSGLLPETITTSVTDFMKTGGFLDFYIAALITGSILGMNSKILVKVGLRYFLPIFGAVIGAIIIAGLFGSLVGFSLQDAILVITMPIMGGGMGAGAVPMSQIYSEMLGNEPSYYISMLVPALALGNVFAIVLASVLDMVGRRFPSLSGNGQLIKGFTYEKTKQKYDIEVMGVGLLAALTFFTLGNVLGDFVPLHPYAIMIILVAVAKVANIIPKIVLDGASQWYQFVASNWTFALLFGIGVAYTDLNTVLEALSFQYILTVFGVVLGAIIGAGLLGKLVGFYPIEAAITAGLCMANMGGTGDVAVLSAAKRMELMPFAQISSRLGGALILLLSGLIIPLLV; translated from the coding sequence ATGGAATCAACAGCTAAGAAGCTATCATTTGATGAAAATAGTGAAGAATTGAAAGCGAAACCAAAGTTAAAAATATTTAATACACCAATTTTATGGTTTGCTTTATTTGGTGTGATTACGTTGATAAGTATGTATACAGGTAGTTTACCAGGAGGTATGATTGGTAGTTTGCTTGTTATGATTATATTAGGTGAAGCTTTCGGATGGTTAGGTGATCGTACACCAATCGTTAAAACATTTCTTGGTGGTGGGGCAATTGTTGCAATCTTTGGTTCTGCGTATATGGTCTACAGCGGGCTTCTACCAGAAACCATTACAACTTCGGTAACTGATTTTATGAAAACAGGTGGATTTTTAGACTTCTATATAGCTGCGTTAATTACGGGTAGTATTTTAGGAATGAATTCTAAGATACTAGTTAAGGTTGGATTGCGCTATTTCCTACCGATCTTTGGGGCTGTAATTGGGGCAATTATTATTGCAGGTCTTTTTGGTTCACTAGTTGGTTTTTCACTTCAAGATGCAATCTTAGTTATAACGATGCCAATTATGGGCGGTGGAATGGGGGCAGGTGCCGTTCCAATGAGTCAAATTTACTCTGAAATGTTGGGGAATGAACCAAGCTATTACATTTCAATGCTTGTACCTGCTCTTGCCTTAGGAAATGTGTTTGCGATAGTCCTTGCTAGTGTGCTAGATATGGTGGGACGAAGATTTCCGTCTTTATCAGGAAATGGTCAATTAATTAAAGGATTTACGTATGAAAAAACAAAGCAAAAATATGATATCGAAGTAATGGGTGTTGGACTATTAGCAGCTTTAACATTCTTCACGCTCGGAAATGTTTTGGGAGACTTTGTTCCATTACATCCTTATGCAATTATGATTATTTTAGTAGCTGTTGCAAAAGTGGCTAATATTATCCCGAAAATTGTTCTTGATGGAGCTAGTCAATGGTATCAATTTGTGGCCAGTAACTGGACTTTTGCACTATTATTCGGTATTGGTGTGGCATACACAGATTTAAACACTGTGCTTGAAGCTTTATCATTTCAATACATTTTAACAGTTTTTGGTGTTGTTTTAGGGGCGATTATTGGAGCTGGTCTTTTAGGTAAATTAGTTGGATTCTATCCAATTGAAGCTGCAATTACAGCTGGATTATGTATGGCAAATATGGGTGGAACAGGTGATGTGGCTGTACTGTCTGCAGCAAAACGAATGGAATTAATGCCGTTTGCACAAATCTCATCTAGATTAGGTGGGGCTTTGATATTACTACTTTCTGGCTTAATTATTCCACTTCTTGTATAG
- a CDS encoding AEC family transporter: MEFILVVLPAFIILAIGYIGQKKIKIDRKSVSVTALYLMYPFLAFRTFYTNELTMEYLYILLFCLSLCFSLLLIVLTVSRLRKLGQTKTSAVILSGVFMNSGNYGTPIILFAFGSVGFDYAVIMMVIQSILMNTIGLYYAAKGSVETSGMKDSLMRIVKMPILYGALIGIIVQLSTFKVPEFLMRSVDMIADATIPTIMLVLGMQLASLSRSAVKLKSISGIIILRVVISPILACIIVMFLPIEGQLEKILIVLSAMPTAANTTMFALQFNTDPDFVSFSTLVTTVLSIITVPLMLLLVS, from the coding sequence ATGGAGTTTATCTTGGTAGTGTTGCCGGCCTTTATTATTCTAGCAATAGGATATATTGGGCAAAAAAAGATAAAAATTGACCGCAAGTCTGTTTCGGTTACGGCCCTCTATTTAATGTACCCTTTTTTAGCATTTCGAACATTTTATACAAATGAGCTAACAATGGAATACCTTTATATTCTCTTGTTTTGTCTTTCGCTTTGCTTTAGTTTGTTACTTATAGTATTAACCGTATCGAGGCTAAGAAAGTTAGGACAAACGAAAACATCTGCTGTGATTTTATCAGGTGTATTTATGAATAGCGGGAACTATGGAACACCGATCATTTTGTTTGCTTTTGGAAGTGTAGGCTTTGATTATGCAGTGATTATGATGGTTATTCAATCGATATTGATGAATACAATTGGCCTCTACTATGCTGCGAAAGGCAGTGTGGAAACAAGTGGTATGAAGGATTCATTGATGAGAATTGTTAAGATGCCGATTCTTTATGGAGCACTAATAGGGATAATTGTACAACTAAGTACTTTTAAGGTTCCTGAATTTCTAATGAGATCTGTTGATATGATAGCAGATGCAACTATTCCAACCATTATGCTTGTATTGGGTATGCAATTAGCATCGCTAAGCCGCTCAGCTGTCAAATTAAAAAGTATTAGTGGGATTATTATCTTGAGAGTTGTGATATCGCCTATATTAGCCTGTATTATTGTTATGTTCCTTCCAATAGAAGGACAATTAGAGAAGATATTAATTGTACTTTCTGCCATGCCTACTGCTGCGAATACAACGATGTTTGCTTTACAATTTAATACTGATCCGGATTTTGTGTCATTTAGTACATTGGTGACAACTGTATTAAGCATCATAACAGTTCCTTTAATGCTTTTGCTTGTATCTTAG
- a CDS encoding DeoR/GlpR family DNA-binding transcription regulator: MFQEERLRSILAHLKTSKRISIEEICELFDVSRDTARRDLVKLEEDKAIIRTRGGAILPSPKHEIKDYVNRLSMVSEEKRQIGKKAASIIHPGDYIILDTSTTVQACAEQMEDVKCTIITNSINLADILIKNSQTHIQLLGGELHKEHRYLYGSSVIEKLSYYHVDKAFVGCAGISEKGVTVAHEEDGNVMQKMIQQAEQVILLADHTKIGITGYFRCAELNEIDLLITDREPNKEFQDLLDSHGVEIFITSHNEEGEILND, translated from the coding sequence ATGTTCCAAGAAGAACGATTAAGATCAATCCTTGCACACCTAAAAACATCCAAGCGCATTTCAATTGAAGAAATATGCGAGTTGTTTGACGTATCTAGAGATACAGCCAGAAGAGATCTTGTGAAATTAGAAGAAGATAAAGCTATTATCCGTACTCGGGGTGGTGCCATCCTTCCTTCACCTAAACATGAAATCAAAGATTACGTTAATCGTTTAAGCATGGTATCAGAAGAAAAAAGACAAATTGGCAAAAAAGCAGCATCTATTATTCATCCTGGTGATTACATTATTCTTGACACTTCAACAACTGTTCAGGCATGTGCGGAGCAGATGGAAGATGTAAAATGTACGATTATTACAAACTCAATTAATCTGGCAGACATACTAATTAAAAATTCACAAACACATATTCAACTGCTTGGAGGCGAACTCCATAAAGAACACCGCTATTTATATGGAAGCTCTGTGATCGAAAAACTATCTTATTACCATGTTGATAAGGCCTTTGTAGGTTGTGCCGGAATATCTGAGAAAGGTGTCACAGTAGCTCATGAGGAAGATGGGAATGTGATGCAAAAAATGATTCAGCAAGCTGAGCAGGTTATTTTACTAGCAGATCATACAAAAATCGGTATTACGGGGTACTTTCGATGTGCGGAACTAAACGAGATTGATTTACTTATCACTGATCGAGAGCCTAATAAAGAATTTCAAGATTTATTAGATTCTCATGGAGTTGAAATATTCATTACATCTCATAATGAGGAAGGGGAAATACTTAATGACTAA
- a CDS encoding spore germination protein has translation MSILSTLFRRRSNKNSGETSEKELYDKEGIPKQYDFSLEKNIKSIKEIFHSTSDYEEINIKVGNLEGCVCYLGTTLNKLDLNSQVLEPLRSAFQKDEEAYRDMNLLREAYFPAVSYEFAETLHQLIWYMLNGFAVVMVDQHTKALALNIGGTEKRSIVEPSTQTIIRGPKDGFVEDLQTNLGLVRKRIKNPRLVFEEFNVGSDSNTQLVIGYMKGIVNEDILSEVKERINKINASGLLDTGNVEEFITDEPYSFFPLVFNTERPDSISGNILSGKIAIFLDGTPFVLVVPSVFTDFFQSTEDYYQPFFMTSFIRVIRYMSFMITLTFPSLYVAITTFHHELMPTSLLISVQSQREGVPFPAVIEILLMELTFEVLREAGVRMPRAVGQTLSIVGALVIGQAAVEAGLVSNVLVVIVAFSAIASFVSPIYNFSIAARLIRFILIFMAASLGLYGIFLSLIVMVIHLVSLRTFGIPYLTPVAPFKLRDQTDVFIRFPLWD, from the coding sequence ATGAGTATACTTTCGACACTATTTAGAAGAAGAAGTAATAAAAATAGTGGGGAAACATCAGAGAAGGAACTCTATGATAAAGAAGGTATACCAAAGCAATATGATTTTTCACTAGAGAAAAATATAAAAAGTATAAAAGAAATATTTCATTCAACGTCTGATTATGAGGAAATTAATATAAAAGTTGGAAACCTAGAAGGGTGTGTTTGTTACTTAGGAACAACTTTAAATAAGCTAGATTTGAATTCTCAAGTCCTAGAGCCACTAAGATCTGCCTTTCAAAAGGATGAAGAAGCTTATCGAGATATGAATTTATTACGAGAAGCATATTTTCCAGCAGTATCTTACGAATTTGCTGAAACATTGCATCAGCTTATTTGGTACATGCTGAATGGTTTTGCGGTTGTGATGGTTGACCAACATACCAAAGCTTTGGCTTTAAATATTGGCGGTACTGAGAAGCGGTCAATAGTAGAGCCGAGTACACAGACAATTATTCGTGGTCCTAAGGATGGTTTTGTTGAAGATCTTCAAACAAATCTTGGGTTGGTCCGCAAAAGAATAAAAAATCCCAGATTGGTGTTTGAGGAGTTCAATGTAGGAAGTGACTCTAATACACAGCTTGTAATTGGCTACATGAAGGGAATTGTAAATGAGGATATTCTGAGTGAGGTAAAAGAAAGAATTAACAAGATTAACGCATCGGGACTATTAGACACAGGAAACGTAGAGGAGTTTATAACAGATGAACCCTACTCTTTTTTTCCATTGGTCTTTAATACAGAACGACCTGATAGTATAAGTGGGAATATTCTTTCTGGTAAGATTGCCATTTTTCTAGATGGTACACCTTTTGTCTTAGTTGTTCCTAGTGTTTTCACAGATTTTTTTCAGTCAACAGAGGATTATTATCAGCCGTTTTTTATGACTAGCTTTATTAGAGTAATCCGTTATATGTCTTTTATGATTACTCTTACTTTCCCTTCCTTATATGTGGCGATTACGACTTTTCATCATGAATTAATGCCGACTTCCCTTTTAATAAGTGTTCAAAGTCAGAGAGAGGGAGTGCCATTTCCTGCTGTTATTGAGATATTACTGATGGAGCTTACATTTGAAGTATTAAGAGAGGCTGGTGTTCGAATGCCTCGTGCTGTGGGTCAAACCTTATCGATTGTGGGTGCTTTAGTTATTGGTCAAGCAGCTGTAGAAGCTGGCCTCGTTTCGAATGTATTAGTCGTTATCGTTGCATTCTCTGCTATAGCAAGTTTTGTTTCACCAATCTATAATTTTTCAATTGCTGCTAGGCTAATACGTTTTATATTAATTTTTATGGCTGCGTCTTTAGGGCTATATGGAATTTTTTTATCATTAATTGTAATGGTTATCCACTTAGTAAGTTTACGAACGTTTGGAATTCCATATTTAACACCAGTGGCTCCATTTAAATTGAGAGATCAAACAGATGTGTTTATTCGTTTCCCGTTATGGGATTGA
- a CDS encoding GerAB/ArcD/ProY family transporter gives MKQYVEKISLWQLYILIICFQIGSATLVSIGDDARQDAWIAIIIATVFGAGLILYYTFLLSRLPGKNLFEIFHFCFGKWIGKFLTLLYVIYFFYISARVLRDFGELLVSTIFEVTPLEIISITMMLVIIYMLQLGLEVLGRTSEVFFPYVVTFILVTGIAIWFSGGLEITNLRPVLGDGFKPIIKALFPQLITFPFGEAITFMIVGAYIGTRKGVGKVSAAAVITSGLILTYGSFIQIATLGADLKERATFPLLSASREISLLNFIERVDLIIVFFVMFGIIVKVSLFFYGGLKGLEYIINKPYRSMTLPMGALVAFISVVISHNFIEHIEEGLVFVPFYLHLPFQFGIPILILPILLWKTKKKETTSL, from the coding sequence ATGAAACAATATGTAGAAAAAATCTCACTTTGGCAGTTATATATTCTGATTATTTGTTTTCAAATTGGAAGTGCAACACTTGTTAGTATTGGGGATGATGCAAGGCAGGATGCATGGATTGCGATTATAATTGCAACGGTATTTGGAGCTGGTCTCATTCTGTATTATACCTTTTTGCTTTCTAGATTACCGGGAAAGAATTTATTTGAAATATTCCATTTTTGTTTCGGAAAATGGATAGGGAAGTTTTTAACGCTTTTGTATGTCATTTATTTCTTTTATATATCTGCAAGGGTTTTACGTGATTTTGGTGAGCTACTTGTTTCGACTATTTTTGAAGTAACTCCATTGGAGATTATCTCCATCACGATGATGCTGGTGATTATTTATATGCTTCAGCTTGGGTTGGAAGTACTTGGTCGAACAAGTGAGGTGTTTTTTCCTTATGTTGTAACTTTTATATTAGTAACGGGTATTGCCATTTGGTTTTCGGGGGGCTTAGAGATTACTAATTTACGTCCGGTATTGGGAGATGGATTTAAACCGATTATCAAGGCGTTGTTTCCACAGTTAATCACTTTTCCATTTGGTGAAGCTATTACATTTATGATTGTCGGCGCTTACATAGGTACTAGGAAAGGTGTGGGGAAGGTTAGTGCAGCTGCGGTTATAACAAGTGGACTTATCCTTACATATGGTTCATTTATTCAAATAGCCACATTAGGAGCAGATTTAAAGGAGAGAGCTACATTTCCTTTATTAAGTGCATCAAGGGAAATTTCTTTACTCAACTTTATAGAAAGAGTCGATTTAATTATTGTCTTTTTTGTCATGTTCGGAATTATTGTAAAGGTAAGTTTGTTTTTCTATGGGGGATTGAAAGGGCTTGAATACATAATCAATAAACCGTATCGAAGTATGACGTTACCGATGGGGGCATTGGTTGCTTTTATATCTGTGGTGATTAGTCACAATTTTATTGAGCATATAGAAGAGGGATTGGTATTTGTCCCCTTTTATTTACATCTACCATTTCAGTTTGGAATCCCAATTCTCATTCTTCCTATTTTGTTGTGGAAAACAAAGAAAAAGGAGACGACTAGCTTATGA
- a CDS encoding aspartyl-phosphate phosphatase Spo0E family protein has translation MNETINPELGHKIDLVRKLMITSAQTKGINSPETIKYSQELDRLIFETQLLLKSCS, from the coding sequence ATGAATGAAACGATAAATCCGGAATTAGGACATAAAATAGACCTAGTAAGAAAGCTAATGATTACTTCTGCACAAACAAAAGGAATAAATAGTCCTGAAACAATAAAATATAGCCAAGAATTGGATCGATTAATTTTCGAAACACAATTACTACTAAAATCCTGCAGCTAG
- the dcuS gene encoding DcuS/MalK family sensor histidine kinase, whose translation MIKQKYKLSTIIILFVCLVVLLSLLLTDLLISQTVSKTIRENQEEKAKIVSRTVAKSVIVKSGLENNQPYSSEIQDYTVDIQKAADVMFVVVMDMNAVRKSHPNPDLIGKKFKGGDEEAVLNGKEHVSVSEGTLGQSLRAFTPIYNHEQEQIGAVAVGISLNNVEQALERGHRTIIIASIIGVLVGILGAILLARYIKKILFGLEPFAIAKIHEERNTMLQSVHEGIIAVDNDANITLVNRSALHIFKNTGLPAQPIGMKITEYLPSSNLDRVLKTGKAEQDVELTINGVSILVNRAPLIVNDQIVGAISTFRDKTEINQLAEQLTGVRTYADALRAQSHEFMNRLHVILGMIKMESYEELRKFIAQVVNHGAHEVGQVTKNIKDPALAGFLLGKLSFARENKVEMIIDCDTLIPEPVDPRITHELITVIGNLVDNAIEAMAQYDNRVLQVKFHYEDSSLQIKVRDSGPGLHKDQFPHLFTKGYSTKGDNRGFGLYLVNKSMEHIEGTLQINLSIKTGAEFIVQVPYKGR comes from the coding sequence ATGATAAAGCAAAAATATAAGCTAAGTACAATCATTATTTTGTTCGTTTGTTTAGTCGTGCTTCTTTCGCTGCTCCTGACTGATTTGTTAATAAGTCAAACAGTAAGTAAGACAATACGAGAAAATCAAGAAGAAAAGGCAAAGATTGTCTCAAGAACAGTTGCGAAGTCTGTGATTGTAAAAAGTGGACTAGAAAATAACCAACCTTATTCGAGTGAGATTCAAGATTACACTGTTGACATTCAAAAAGCAGCAGATGTTATGTTTGTCGTTGTAATGGATATGAATGCAGTAAGAAAATCACACCCTAACCCTGATTTAATTGGAAAAAAATTCAAAGGGGGAGATGAGGAAGCTGTTCTTAACGGTAAAGAGCATGTTTCGGTTTCAGAAGGGACGTTGGGCCAATCATTAAGAGCTTTTACACCTATATATAATCATGAACAAGAACAAATAGGGGCAGTTGCTGTTGGGATCTCATTAAATAATGTGGAACAAGCTTTAGAAAGAGGGCATCGTACCATCATAATTGCCTCAATTATTGGTGTTTTAGTTGGAATTTTAGGTGCAATATTATTAGCTAGATATATAAAAAAGATTTTATTTGGTCTTGAACCATTTGCTATTGCTAAAATACATGAAGAAAGAAATACGATGCTGCAATCTGTTCATGAGGGTATTATTGCGGTTGATAATGATGCGAATATTACTCTAGTAAATAGATCGGCTTTACACATTTTTAAAAATACTGGACTACCAGCACAGCCTATTGGAATGAAGATAACAGAGTATTTACCATCTTCAAACTTGGATCGTGTTCTGAAAACAGGAAAAGCAGAGCAAGATGTTGAGTTAACGATTAATGGGGTTTCCATATTGGTTAATCGAGCACCTCTAATTGTCAACGATCAAATTGTTGGAGCTATTTCCACCTTTAGAGATAAAACAGAAATAAATCAATTAGCTGAACAATTAACAGGGGTTCGTACCTATGCAGATGCATTACGAGCTCAATCTCATGAATTTATGAACAGACTTCATGTTATTTTAGGTATGATTAAAATGGAAAGCTATGAAGAGCTAAGGAAGTTCATTGCTCAGGTTGTTAATCATGGTGCACATGAGGTTGGCCAAGTGACAAAAAATATTAAAGATCCAGCACTAGCAGGCTTTTTACTTGGGAAGCTTAGCTTTGCAAGGGAAAATAAAGTAGAAATGATCATTGATTGTGATACGCTTATTCCTGAACCGGTTGATCCAAGAATTACCCATGAATTAATTACGGTTATTGGCAATTTAGTAGATAATGCTATTGAAGCGATGGCTCAATATGATAATAGAGTTTTGCAAGTCAAATTTCATTATGAAGACTCTTCTTTACAAATAAAAGTTAGGGATTCAGGTCCTGGACTTCATAAGGATCAATTTCCACATCTATTTACCAAGGGGTATTCCACAAAGGGAGATAATCGTGGGTTTGGATTATATTTAGTAAACAAAAGTATGGAACATATAGAAGGAACACTTCAAATTAATTTAAGTATCAAAACAGGAGCAGAATTTATTGTTCAAGTTCCTTATAAAGGAAGGTAA